TTGCAGCATCTGTCATTTATTTTATCCTTGGTGAAACTACCGAGGGCATCATTATGCTGGTAGCAATAGGATTGGTTTCCGGCATTTCCATTTTTCAGGAAAACAAAAGCCAAAATGCAGTCAATGCCCTCAAAAAACTATCCTCCCCCCAAGCAAAAGTCTATCGGAATGGTGAAGTTGTAACCATTCCAACAGGAGAAATCGTCGTCAAGGACCTTATCTTGGTAGAAGATGGAAATCTGATTCCCGCTGATGCAAAGATTATCGAAGCACATGATTTTTCAGTCAATGAAAGCATCCTGACAGGGGAATCCTTGTCAGTTTCCAAGGACCATCTTTCTGAATCACCATTGATATTTCAGGGCACAATGGTTGACGCAGGCAACTGTGTCGCTGAGGTGCAGGCAATCGGAAAACAAACAGAATTGGGGAAAATCGGGACAAGTCTAGCGGAGATCGAACAGACCAAAACACCGCTTCAGACCCAAATCAAAAGCTTTGTCAAGTACATGGTCAGCTTTGGTGCCATTGCATTTTTGTTGGTTTGGGGAATCAATTACATGATTTCAAAAGACATTCTCAATGCCTTGCTTCAGGGTCTTACCTTGGCCATGTCGATTTTACCGGAAGAAATCCCTGTGGCCTTCAGCACTTTTATGGCTTTGGGCGCATACCGCCTTTATAAAAAGAAAGTAATCACCAGAAGCCCCTATACAGTAGAAACTCTTGGTGCAGCAACTGTCATCTGTACGGATAAGACCGGAACATTGACCGAAAACAGGATGGAGCTCCGCGCCATCTTTGACCTAGGAAAGGGAAGTCTTCAGGATTTTGCCAAGGATAAGCCTCAATTCAGCACCACCTTGGAATATTCCCTTTGGGCTTCAGAGATCCTCCCTTTTGATCCTATGGAAAAATCCATCCATAATTTTTATGAAAAGGTGGCGCCTACCGATGAAAGGAAGACTGCTAAAATGATTCATGAATATCCACTTGGAGGAAAGCCACCAATCATGACCCATATTTTTCAAAAAGAGAATGGGGAAAAAATCATCGCTGTCAAGGGAAGTATAGAAGCAGTAATAAATCAAAGTAACCTGCCTGAGAAGGTCACTACAAAAGTTTTGGCCCAAATGGAAAGGTTCACTTCACAAGGCTATAGGGTCTTGGCTGTAGGTAAGGCAGACCCAAGTATTGAACATTATCCAAAAACCCAACAGGAATTCGAATTTGAATTTTTGGGACTGTTGGCTTTTTATGATCCTCCTAAGAAAAATATGGCGGGAGTCCTGAATTCATTCTATAAGGCAGGAATAGAAGTAAAAATGATTACAGGAGATTATCCCAAAACTGCAGCTGCCATCGCCACTCAGGTTGGATTGAAATCTGATGGAGCCATTATGACCGGAGATGAAGTGATGGCCATGGAAACTTCTAACCTCCAACAAAAAGCCAAAGAAACCCATGTCTTTGCAAGGATGTTTCCCAAAGCCAAGCTCAAAGTAATCGAAGCCCTCAAGCAAAACGGGGAAGTGGTCGCCATGACCGGAGATGGGGTGAATGATGGACCCGCACTAAAAGCTGCCCATATTGGTATTGCGATGGGAAAGCGTGGCAGTGAGGTGGCCAAATCGGCCGCAGCCTTGGTCCTGATGGATGATGACCTTGGGCACATGACGGAAGCGGTCGCACTAGGTAGAAGGATCTACGAAAACCTCAAAAAAGCGATTCAATACATCATTTCCATTCATATTCCCATCATTCTGATTGTATTACTGCCCTTGGTATTGGGTTGGGAGTTTACGGTGATTTTCACCCCGATCCATGTGATTTTTCTCGAATTGATCATGGGACCGACCTGTTCCATTGTATTTGAGAATGAACCGATCGAGCCGGATTCCATGAACAAGCCACCTCGGATCATGTCAAAGACTTTCTTTTCATGGTCAGAACTTTCTTTGAGTGTGGTTCAGGGCTTGGCCATTACCGGTGCTTGTTTGGGTTTTGGGTTTTACCTCATGGATTCCGGCCACAGCGAAGCAAGTGTCAGGACCTTGATTTTTTCGACCTTGGTCTTCAGCAATATCTTCCTGACCTTGGTGAACAGATCTTTCTATTATTCTGTTTTCAAGACTTTGACCTATGAGAATAGACTTGTTCCCTTGATCTTGGGCATTTCCCTCATTCTCTTGGTTTTGATCTTGACGATTCCCGCCATTATGGGGGTATTTGATTTCGAGCCTGTAAGTTTCAATAAACTCCTTGCTTCTCTTTTGATTGCTTCCATAGGGGTATTTTGGATAGAGGTTTGGAAATTTTTTCAGCGGAAGAAAGGAATGAAGTTTTAGAGAAAACTTCTAATTGATAATCCGATTTATACGGTCCATTTTACCCTGCACCATCGAATCTACCTTGGAGGAGGTATCGTTAAATAAAGAATCCAAGGAGTTAACTTTATCTAATTTTTGGTCAATCAAGGAGTCAAGTGAATTTACTTTATCCAACTCCCGATTGATCATTGAATCCAATGAGCCCATCTTTTCCAATTCCTCATTCATCAAAGAATCCAATGACTGTGCTTTTTCATTGATCAGATTTACTTTTTCCTGAAACTTCCTCTCCAGATTTTCACAGGAAGAGCTAAAAAGCAGCAAGAAAAGGAGCGAAAAGATAGTGGAGATTTTCATGGTGACAACGTTTGAGGTTTAAAGAGAATATAGATTTGGACTGATTACGACTAAAGATCTAATTAGGTTGTAAATCGGAAGTCTTCTATGAAAAATAAATGGAAGTTTATACTATGCTGGCTATATGTTTTCTTTAAAGAAACCCAAATTGCTTCCCTTGCAGTCAAAGAAATTCAAATAGTTAAACAATAGAGAGTTACCAAAATCCAAGAAATACTAAAAAAATCTCTTCGCCTTTGCCATTGATGTTTCTTTTTGTAAATTTTAAACTAAAATTGACATCATATGAGAACTCATAGCTCTATCCTCTTGCTCTTCTTTTTTTCTGCTTATTTTTTCTTTGCCTGCACCAAATCTGAAGAAAACGCATCGCTTGAAAATGTCACGCTTTATTACGGGGGTGATATTATTACCATGTCTGGTGACCAACCCCAATATATAGATGCACTTGTCGTCAAAGATGGGAAAATCGCTTTTGCCGGTAATTTGGATGCTGCGAAAGAAACATTTCCAAAACCAACTTTAGAAGTTGACCTGAAAGGGAAAACCCTACTTCCCGGTTTTATTGATGCACATGGACATATTTTTAACACCGGGATTCAAGCCTTGGCGGCCAATTTATTACCTCCACCTGATGGTCAAGTAAATAGCATTCAGTCAGTTTTGGATGTTTTGAATGAATGGAAAGAAAAAAACCAGACAGTCATTGATGAAATTAACTGGATTATCGGTTTTGGATATGATGATTCCCAACTCACAGAAAAGCTCCATCCTACTGCCGAAGACCTTGATAAAGTGTCAAAAGACATTCCGGTGATCATTATTCACCAATCCGGACATTTGGCTTCGATGAATAATAAGGGGCTCCAAATGGTGCGCTATGTTGATGGAATTAAAAACCCGCCCGGAGGCCTGATTCGAAGGATTGAAGGAACCCAAATTCCCAATGGAGTCTTGGAAGAAATGGCATTTTTCATTCCCATTTTCAAAATTTTAGGTAGCCTGGATTCAGAAGCCAATCAAAAAATTGCCTTGGCAGGACAGGATTTATACATGTCTTTTGGTTTTACCACTGCCCAAGAAGGCCGGGCATCCAAAGATGCCTCAGAAATCCTAAAAAATTTAGCCCAAAAGGACCAAATTGATATTGATATCGCGGTATACCCTGATATCCAATCCCAGATGGAATACCTCAAAGTGGTTGGCGTAAGTGACAACTACCAAAACCACCTGAGAATTGCAGGAGCGAAAATTTCTCTTGATGGTTCCCCACAAGGAAAAACGGCTTGGCTATCTAAACCTTATAAAATACCCCCAACAGGACAGAATAGTGACTATCGGGGTTATCCTGCGATTCAGGAAGATTCAATTGTTTTCTCCTTGATCAATGCATCTTTTGAAAACAAATGGCAAATATTGGCACATTGCAATGGAGATGCTGCTGCTGACCAATTTATAAGGGCAGTTGAAAATGCCGCATCTCTTTATGGAAATGACGACAGAAGACCCGTTATGATTCATTCCCAAACGGTGACAGATCCGCAATTGGATAAAATGAAAGAACTTGGAATGATACCATCTTTTTTTGGCTTGCACACTTTTTATTGGGGCGATTGGCATGTCAATGAAGTTTTGGGAGAAGAGCGGGGATACCGTATTTCTCCGGCAGGTACGGCACTTCGAAAAGGAATGATTTTCAGTCAGCACCATGATTCCCCGGTGATTTTGCCTAACAGTATTATGATTCTACATACAGTCGTGAATAGAACAAGCCGTTCGGGACAGGTTATTGGTCCGGAGGAAAGAATAAGTCCCTATGATGCTTTGAGGAGTATTACTACTTGGGCCGCTTTCCAATACTTTGAGGAAGCAACGAAAGGGACGCTTGAAGTTGGCAAACTTGCAGATCTTGTGATTTTGGATCAAAATCCATTAAAAGTTGAACCTGCTTCCATTATGGACATTAAAGTGATGGAAACCATCAAAGAAGGAAAATCTGTTTACTTAAAATCAAGTTGAGTTTAAGTCATTTGGGTATTTCAATTTTCCTTTTTCACTTATGTCAAAAAATATTGCCCATATGGAATTGATCCTGTCATGAAATTCCGATTTTTTTAATCCTTTTGCCTAAACTTTGCGGCCTTTGAAACAATAAAATATCCGGGAAACTCAGGTTTTAGCTGAATGTGAAGGAGAGTTTTTAAAGGGACAAAAACCGAGAATAAATAAAGAATGATGTTTGGTGTAGTTGAATTAAATAGGAAATGGAAATACTCCCGACAGCTGTAGGGGATCCGAAAAATAGTATGGCGGAGTTGCAAACTCCGCCCAGTTAAACGCATTTTCTACACTCATTAGGTGGCAAATCGTTCATTAGTAGTCCGCAATCAATGATTCATAAGGTATATTTAACTTCTCATGAAGATTCCTGATCATTTTGAGTGTGAGTTTTCTTTTACCACTAAAAATTTCCGATACACGGCTTTTGTAGCCAATAATCTCAGCCAAATCTTTGTTATCCATTCCCATTTGTTCCATTCTAAACTTTATGGCCTCAAGTGGATCAGGAGCGTCAATAGGATAATGTTCATCTTCATACTTTTCAATCAATATTGATAAAATTTCTGCTTCGTCACCCTCTTCGGAGTTTGCTGGAGCATGAAATATTTTTTCAAGTCTTTGCAGTGCTTGATTATAGTCTGATTCAGTTTTTATAGCCTTAATTACCATAATAATCAATATCAAAACTAATAAAAAAGTTACCAAATTGGTAAAGGTTGAGATATTCTTTTTTTAAACAGGTTATTGAATTAGATTTCAAATCCCAAAAAATAAAAGGGTGGAATGACAAATCACACTCAACGGAATTGAACTCTAGGTGTAACTTAGGGAAAAAAACGTGGGCAAAAGGACTGAAATTAATTGATCAATTTATGAAATAGAGACAAGTTCGACCCATTTAGGGTCGTTGGAATTGGGTCGTTATATCATTTATTCACGGGCTGCGGCCCGTGGCTATTGAGAGGTTTGACCCCATTCGGGGTCTTTTCAAAAATCCGGAAAATAGAATAGAGGACCACGGAGTGGTCCAACTTCTCAATAGCCCCCGGTGGCAACCGGGGGAATCTATGTCAAAAACGGGAGCCACAAC
This window of the Aquiflexum balticum DSM 16537 genome carries:
- a CDS encoding amidohydrolase, encoding MRTHSSILLLFFFSAYFFFACTKSEENASLENVTLYYGGDIITMSGDQPQYIDALVVKDGKIAFAGNLDAAKETFPKPTLEVDLKGKTLLPGFIDAHGHIFNTGIQALAANLLPPPDGQVNSIQSVLDVLNEWKEKNQTVIDEINWIIGFGYDDSQLTEKLHPTAEDLDKVSKDIPVIIIHQSGHLASMNNKGLQMVRYVDGIKNPPGGLIRRIEGTQIPNGVLEEMAFFIPIFKILGSLDSEANQKIALAGQDLYMSFGFTTAQEGRASKDASEILKNLAQKDQIDIDIAVYPDIQSQMEYLKVVGVSDNYQNHLRIAGAKISLDGSPQGKTAWLSKPYKIPPTGQNSDYRGYPAIQEDSIVFSLINASFENKWQILAHCNGDAAADQFIRAVENAASLYGNDDRRPVMIHSQTVTDPQLDKMKELGMIPSFFGLHTFYWGDWHVNEVLGEERGYRISPAGTALRKGMIFSQHHDSPVILPNSIMILHTVVNRTSRSGQVIGPEERISPYDALRSITTWAAFQYFEEATKGTLEVGKLADLVILDQNPLKVEPASIMDIKVMETIKEGKSVYLKSS
- a CDS encoding helix-turn-helix domain-containing protein, with protein sequence MVIKAIKTESDYNQALQRLEKIFHAPANSEEGDEAEILSILIEKYEDEHYPIDAPDPLEAIKFRMEQMGMDNKDLAEIIGYKSRVSEIFSGKRKLTLKMIRNLHEKLNIPYESLIADY
- a CDS encoding cation-translocating P-type ATPase; its protein translation is MKYKGLSDQEVIANRKAFGSNEMGEKSKNPIWGILLEILKEPLFIILIAASVIYFILGETTEGIIMLVAIGLVSGISIFQENKSQNAVNALKKLSSPQAKVYRNGEVVTIPTGEIVVKDLILVEDGNLIPADAKIIEAHDFSVNESILTGESLSVSKDHLSESPLIFQGTMVDAGNCVAEVQAIGKQTELGKIGTSLAEIEQTKTPLQTQIKSFVKYMVSFGAIAFLLVWGINYMISKDILNALLQGLTLAMSILPEEIPVAFSTFMALGAYRLYKKKVITRSPYTVETLGAATVICTDKTGTLTENRMELRAIFDLGKGSLQDFAKDKPQFSTTLEYSLWASEILPFDPMEKSIHNFYEKVAPTDERKTAKMIHEYPLGGKPPIMTHIFQKENGEKIIAVKGSIEAVINQSNLPEKVTTKVLAQMERFTSQGYRVLAVGKADPSIEHYPKTQQEFEFEFLGLLAFYDPPKKNMAGVLNSFYKAGIEVKMITGDYPKTAAAIATQVGLKSDGAIMTGDEVMAMETSNLQQKAKETHVFARMFPKAKLKVIEALKQNGEVVAMTGDGVNDGPALKAAHIGIAMGKRGSEVAKSAAALVLMDDDLGHMTEAVALGRRIYENLKKAIQYIISIHIPIILIVLLPLVLGWEFTVIFTPIHVIFLELIMGPTCSIVFENEPIEPDSMNKPPRIMSKTFFSWSELSLSVVQGLAITGACLGFGFYLMDSGHSEASVRTLIFSTLVFSNIFLTLVNRSFYYSVFKTLTYENRLVPLILGISLILLVLILTIPAIMGVFDFEPVSFNKLLASLLIASIGVFWIEVWKFFQRKKGMKF